In one window of Accipiter gentilis chromosome 28, bAccGen1.1, whole genome shotgun sequence DNA:
- the BMP10 gene encoding bone morphogenetic protein 10, protein MDSVVLQLWAVLSLLIHLATCSPILSLEHSSLEEDVPLFDEILSEQDGVDFNMLLQNMKNEFLKTLNLSDIPLHETAKVDPPEYMLELYNRFATDRTSMPSANIIRSFKNEDLASHPIGITGIRKYPLLFNVSIPHHEEIIMAELRLYTLVERDQMLYDGLDRKVTIFEVLENDRMGVGEERKTVALASRQIYGTSSEWESFEVTEAIKRWRRAGLTTHRLEVHIESREGEEQNGEGKLDIDINSEAKHVPLLIVFSDDQSNDKKEEKQELNEMIDHEQLLDLENLEVGNFHGQPGEEALLQMRSNIIYDSTARIRRNAKGNYCKKTPLYIDFKEIGWDSWIIAPAGYEAYECHGVCAYPLTEHVTPTKHAIVQTLVHLKNPQKASKACCVPTKLDPISILYLDAGVVTYKFKYEGMVVSECGCR, encoded by the exons ATGGATTCTGTAGTCCTCCAGCTGTGGGCTGTCCTCTCTCTCTTGATTCACCTTGCCACTTGCAGTCCCATCCTGAGCTTAGAGCACTCTTCCTTGGAGGAAGACGTGCCTCTTTTCGACGAGATTCTCTCCGAGCAGGATGGTGTTGATTTCAACATGCTACTTCAGAATATGAAAAATGAGTTTTTGAAGACTTTGAACCTCTCTGACATTCCCCTGCATGAAACAGCCAAGGTGGATCCACCAGAATACATGCTAGAGCTGTACAACAGGTTTGCCACCGATAGGACATCTATGCCATCCGCAAATATTATTAGGAGCTTCAAAAATGAAG ACTTGGCTTCCCACCCTATTGGTATTACAGGAATTCGGAAATATCCTCTTCTATTCAATGTTTCCATCCCTCACCATGAAGAAATCATCATGGCAGAGCTGAGGCTCTACACCTTAGTGGAAAGGGACCAAATGCTCTACGATGGGCTTGACCGGAAGGTCACCATTTTTGAAGTGCTGGAAAATGACCGTATGGGggtaggagaagagagaaagacgGTGGCATTGGCATCCAGGCAGATCTATGGCACAAGCAGTGAATGGGAGAGCTTCGAGGTCACCGAAGCCATCAAGCGTTGGCGAAGGGCAGGGCTGACCACGCACCGTCTGGAAGTTCATATagagagcagggaaggggaggagcaGAATGGAGAGGGGAAGCTCGATATTGACATCAACTCTGAGGCTAAGCATGTGCCCCTGTTGATTGTGTTCTCTGATGACCAAAGCAATGACAAAAAAGAGGAGAAGCAAGAGCTGAACGAAATGATAGACCATGAGCAGCTCCTGGACTTGGAGAACCTGGAAGTTGGCAATTTCCATGGCCAGCCTGGTGAGGAGGCGCTGCTCCAGATGCGCTCCAACATCATTTACGACTCTACTGCCCGAATCCGGAGGAATGCAAAAGGCAACTACTGTAAAAAGACTCCACTGTACATAGATTTCAAGGAGATTGGCTGGGATTCCTGGATCATCGCCCCAGCAGGATATGAAGCTTACGAGTGCCACGGAGTGTGCGCCTACCCCTTAACAGAGCACGTCACACCAACAAAACATGCCATTGTCCAGACTTTGGTTCACCTGAAGAATCCCCAGAAGGCCTCCAAGGCCTGCTGTGTGCCCACCAAACTTGATCCCATCTCTATTCTCTACTTAGATGCAGGGGTGGTCACCTACAAGTTCAAATATGAAGGCATGGTGGTATCAGAGTGTGGCTGCAGATAG